The Synechococcus sp. WH 8101 sequence TGGAATTTCTGGCGATCAAGCACTGCTACATGCGCCTCGATGCCCAGAGCCCGGAGATGCATTACCGGGGTCGCGATGTGCTGGAGCGTTTCGATGCGGTGATCCCGCGCATCCGCCCCAGCGTCACCTTCTATGGCTGTGCGGTGACGCGTCAGTTTCAGGCCATGGGCCTGCAGACGCTCAATACAGCGGAAGCGATCAGCTGCTCGCGCGACAAGTTGCTGGCCTCGCAGCTGTTCGTGCGCCACGGGCTGAATGTGCCGGTGACGGGCTTTGCCAGCTCCCCGCTCGACACGAAAGACCTGATCAAAATGGTGGGTGGGGCGCCGCTGATCGTGAAGTTGCTCGAGGGTGCCCAGGGGCGTGGCGTGGTGTTGGCGGAAACCCAGAAGGCAGCGGAGAGTGTGATCAACGCGATGAAAAGCATCAACGCCAATCTGCTGGTGCAGGAATTCATCAAGGAAGCCGGCGGCAAGGATCTCCGCTGTTTTGTGATGGGCGGCAAGGTGGTGGCGGCGATCGAGCGCACAGCAGCCCTGGGCGACTATCGCGCCAACCTGCACCAGGGCGGCAAGGCCCGGGCGGTGCGGGTGCTGCAGAACGAGCGACGTCTGGCGATCGCGGCTTGCCGTGCCATGGGCCTGGATGTGGCTGGTGTCGACATCATCCGTTCGGAACGCGGCCCCCTGCTGCTGGAGGTGAATTCCAGCCCGGGGTTGGAAGGCATTGAAACCGCCACGGGCAAAGACCTGGCGGGGCGGATGATTCAGGAGCTGGAGCGCAAGCTCGGCTGGGTGCGCCCCGTGCATTCCGCCTTAGCCTGAGGTCCTGAACTCAGGCTGGGTTTTGGCTTCCGTTGACTGGCTCTGGATCCTCCACCCGTTTCTGGCGGTGGTGCTGATCTATCCCCTGATCGGCATGGTGATCCGCCTGGCGTTGCAGACCCGGCAGCGTCGCCTGCAAAAAAGCAAACTTCCCGCCACGGTGGGGCGCGACCACAGTGATCTGGGGCGTTGGTTGTCGGCCGGCGTGGTGGTGATCGTGCTGATCGCGCTCACCGTGGTGATTGCCACCAAGGCGCCTCTGGCGGCCTTCGCGGGGGGAGCCTCCCGGGCGATCCAGCTGCTGCTTGTGCTGATCGGCACGCTGGTGAGCCTGGTGGCGCTGTGGTTCGCGAAGGCGCCGGGGTTGCGCCTGGTCTTTGCCCTGATCACCTGGGCCGGTGTGCTCGGGCTCGGTGCCCAGCCGGAGGTCTGGCGACTGTCGGATAACCCCCTGGATGGAGCCTTCTGGCAATCGCATTACTGGGCTGGCGTCGGCGTGACGGGCTTGATGCTCTTTTCGCTCGGCGCTCGGCCAGAGATCCTGCGCGACATCCGCCTGCGGCGCCTCCACGTGAGCGCCAGTTTGCTGGCGGCGGTGCTGTTTGTGCTGCAGGGGCTCACTGGCACCCGGGATCTGTTGGAGATCCCCTTGAGCTGGCAGAAGCCGGCGGTGTATGCCTGCGATTTCGAGGCGCGCACCTGCCCGCCGCCGGTTCAGAGCACCTGAACCACTTCACTGACCTCGGGGATCATTTCGCGCATCTTGCGCTCGATGCCCATCTTGAGGGTCATCGTGCTGCTGGGGCAGCTGCCGCAGGCCCCCTGCAGACGCACCTTCACCACGGGGCCATCAATTTCCACCACTTCCACGTTGCCGCCGTCGGCCATCAGGAAGGGACGCAGCTCATCGAGCACCTTCTCCACGTTCTCGCTGGAGAGGGGCAGGGTTTCCGTGCTCATGGCGGCGTTGCTGGGATGTCAAGACCACAATCGTAGGCAGGTCCTGCGCGACACCGGCCCATAGCCTTGAGCAGCTGTGCCGTCTGCTGCCATCGCTTTGGAACGCTACGACGCTGTGCTGGTGGGCGCTGGGATCATGAGCGCCACGCTGGCCTCGCTCTTGCAGGCCCTCGATCCCGAGCTGCGCCTGCTGCTGGTGGAGCGGCTGGAGGCGCCGGCGCTGGAGAGCAGTGCTGCGGTGAACAACGCCGGTACAGGCCATGCCGCCAATTGCGAACTGAATTACACGCCGCAGCAGCCGGATGGCACCGTGGCGACGGCCAAGGCCCTGGCGATCAATGCGTCCTTCGAGACCAGCCTCGAGTTCTGGGCGTCGCTGGCGGAGCAGGGGCAATTGCAGCCCGAAACCTTTCTGCACCGGGTGCCCCATTGCAGCCTGGTGTGGGGTGATGCCGATGTGGCGTTTCTCCGGCAGCGGCATTGCCAGCTGAGCGCGCTGCCGGCGTTCGCAGCAATGGAATGGAGCACCGATCGGGCTGAAATCGCCGCTTGGATGCCGTTGGTGATGGCGGGGCGTCGCCAGGATCAGCCGATCGCGGCCACCCGGATCGCCCGGGGGATGGATGTGGATTTCGGGGCCCTCACCCGTGCCCTGCTGGCGCCCCTGCAGGCGTCCGGCGCCCTGGAGCTCCTGTTGGGCACCACGGTCACCGATCTGCAGCGCTGCTCAGCGGCCCCGGGTGAGGGAGCGGCTGACTGGTGCCTGACGCTGCGCGGTCCTTCTGGCAGTCGCCAGGTGCAGGCGCCTTTCGTCTTCCTGGGTGCCGGAGGTGGCGCCTTGCCCCTGCTGCAGCGCAGCGGCATTCCGGAAGCGGACGCCTACGCCGGGTTTCCGGTGAGTGGTCAGTGGTTGGTCTGCAACGACCCGGCCCTGGTCGAACGCCACCACGCCAAGGTGTACGGCAAAGCCAAGGTGGGCGCGCCGCCGATGTCGGTACCCCATCTCGACAGCCGCTGGATCGATGGCCAGCGGTCGCTGTTATTTGGCCCCTATGCCGGCTTCAGCAGCAAATTTCTCAAAACCGGCTCCCTGCTCGATCTGCCCCGCTCGGTGCGACGCCGCAATCTGGTGCCGATGCTGCAGGTGGGCGTCAATAACCTGCCTCTGGTGCGGTATCTGATCAATCAGCTGCGCCAGAGCGATGCTGAGCGCATGGAGGCCCTGCGCGCCTTCCTGCCCCAGGCGCGCGATCAGGACTGGACGCTGTCGGTGGCGGGTCAACGGGTGCAGATCATCAAGCGCACGCCGGAGGGTGGTCGACTTCAGCTGGGCACTGAGGTGGTGGCCGCCGCCGACGGCTCCCTGGCGGCCCTGCTGGGGGCCTCGCCCGGGGCGAGCACAGCGGTGACGATCATGCTCGAGGTGTTGCAGCGCTGTTTCCCGCAGCGCCTGGCCAGCCCCGCCTGGAGCGAGCGTCTGCAGCAGTTGCTCCCCAGTGTGGGCCAGGATCTCAATGCTGATCCGGCGTTGTTGGCCCGCACGCGCGAGCGCAGCGACGCTTTGCTCAGCCGTGCTCCAGCGACCCGGTGAGATTCACGATCACCACCCCGGCGGCGATCAGGCCCATGCCGATCAGCTGACCGGAGCTTGGCACCTGGCGGTAGGCCAGCACCCCCACCAGCACGATCGCCACGATGCCGATGCCGCTCCAGAGGGCATAGGTGAGGCCCAGAGGAATGCTTTGCACCACCCGCGACATCAGGGCCATCGAGGTGGCGTAGGCCGTGAGCACGAGCAAGGTCGGCAGCGGCCGGCTGAACCCCTCAGACAGCTTGAGGCAGGACGTGCCCACCACCTCAGCGGCGATGGCGAACAGCAACAGGATCCAGGGAGAGGTCAAGGGCGTGGAGCGCAGCGCTCTGGTGGCTGCTCCCTAGGATCGCTTCACTGAAGCCGCACACCCGAGCCGGGATTACGCCAACCGCATGACCGACGCCCCCGTCTCCCGGATCCGTAATTTCTGCATCATTGCCCACATCGACCACGGCAAGTCGACCCTGGCCGACCGCTTGCTGCAGGACACGGGCACGGTCGCCAGCCGTGACATGCAGGATCAGTTCCTCGACAACATGGAACTGGAGCGGGAGCGGGGCATCACGATCAAGCTCCAGGCCGCCCGGATGAACTACAAAGCGGCTGATGGCGAGGAGTACGTCCTCAATCTGATCGACACCCCCGGCCATGTGGACTTCTCCTATGAGGTGAGTCGCTCGTTGCAGGCCTGCGAAGGGGCGCTGCTGGTGGTGGATGCCAGCCAGGGGGTGGAGGCGCAGACCCTGGCGAATGTGTATCTGGCGCTGGAGAACGATCTCGAGATCATCCCGGTGCTCAACAAGATCGATCTGCCCGGGGCGGAGCCGGAGCGGATCAAGGAGGAAATCGAGGCGATCATCGGTCTTGATTGCTCCGGGGCGATTCCCTGTTCCGCCAAAACCGGTCTGGGAGTGCCCGAGATCCTGCAGGCGGTGGTGGATCGGGTGCCGCCGCCGGCCGATGCGGTGGAAGAGCCCACCAAGGCCCTCATCTTCGACTCTTATTACGACCCCTACCGGGGCGTGATTGTGTATTTCCGGGTGATGAGCGGCCGGATCAGCTGCAAAGACAAGGTGCTGCTGATGGCCAGCCAGAAAACCTACGAACTGGATGAGATCGGTGTGATGGCACCGGATCAGCGCAAGGTGGAGGAGCTCCACGCCGGCGAGGTGGGTTATCTGGCCGCCTCGATCAAGGCGGTGGCCGATGCGCGGGTGGGCGACACGATCACGTTGGTGAATGCCCCGGCCGACGAACCTCTGCCTGGCTACACCGAAGCCAAGCCGATGGTGTTCTGCGGCCTGTTTCCCACGGAAGCCGATCAGTACCCCGATCTACGCGAAGCCCTCGACAAGCTCCAGCTCTCGGATGCGGCCCTGCGCTATGAGCCGGAAACGAGCAGCGCCATGGGCTTCGGCTTCCGCTGCGGTTTCCTCGGCCTGCTGCACATGGAGATCGTGCAGGAACGGCTGGAGCGGGAATACAACCTCGATCTGATCGTCACGGCGCCGTCGGTGATCTACAAGGTGAATCTGATCGATGGCAGCGAGGTGATGATTGACAATCCCGCCACGCTGCCCGATCCGCAGAAACGGGAGTCGATCGAAGAACCGTATGTGCGCATGGAGATTTATGCGCCGAATGACTACAACGGCACCTTGATGGGCCTGTGCCAGGAACGGCGTGGTGACTTCATCGACATGAAATACATCACCACCGAGCGGGTGACCTTGATTTATGAGATGCCGCTGGCGGAGGTGGTCACCGACTTCTTCGATCAGATGAAGAGTCGCACCCAGGGGTATGCCTCGATGGAATACCACCTGATCGGCTATCGCCGCAACGATTTGGTGCGCCTGGATGTGCTGATCAACGGCGAAAAAGCTGATCCGCTCACCACGATCGTGCATCGCGACAAGGCCTACAACGTGGGCAAGGGCCTGGTGGAGAAGCTGAAGGAACTGATCCCTAGGCAGCAGTTCAAGATTCCGCTGCAGGCCTCGATCGGCAGCCGGATCATCGCCAGCGAAAGCATCAATGCGATTCGCAAGGATGTGCTCGCTAAGTGCTATGGCGGCGATATCTCACGCAAAAAGAAACTGCTGCAGAAACAAGCCAAGGGCAAGAAACGCATGAAGGCCATGGGCAAGGTGGATGTGCCCCAGGAAGCCTTCATGGCGGTGTTGAAGCTGAATCAGAGCCCTTGAGCGGGGCTCTTGCTTCCCCTCAAGGGTTGCGGAACTGACCAGCACCGGTGAGTTCCACGTCGTCGGCATCGTTGCAGTAATCGAAGTTGGCACTTGGATTGCTGGGATCGCAGAAGCCTTCGTTGTTGCCGATGCCGTTGTTGTCTTTCAGCGACTCGGGATCGATCTGGGTGTACACCCCCTTGCCTCGTTCGGCGAACAGCTTCATCCAGGGGGATTCCAGTCCGAGCGCGGTGGTGAACACCTTGGCCGGGGTGGTGCGCTGGTTGTTTTTGGCGATGTA is a genomic window containing:
- the rimK gene encoding 30S ribosomal protein S6--L-glutamate ligase — translated: MRIALLATDPDLYSNRRLMEAGEERGHRMEFLAIKHCYMRLDAQSPEMHYRGRDVLERFDAVIPRIRPSVTFYGCAVTRQFQAMGLQTLNTAEAISCSRDKLLASQLFVRHGLNVPVTGFASSPLDTKDLIKMVGGAPLIVKLLEGAQGRGVVLAETQKAAESVINAMKSINANLLVQEFIKEAGGKDLRCFVMGGKVVAAIERTAALGDYRANLHQGGKARAVRVLQNERRLAIAACRAMGLDVAGVDIIRSERGPLLLEVNSSPGLEGIETATGKDLAGRMIQELERKLGWVRPVHSALA
- a CDS encoding DUF4079 domain-containing protein, with product MASVDWLWILHPFLAVVLIYPLIGMVIRLALQTRQRRLQKSKLPATVGRDHSDLGRWLSAGVVVIVLIALTVVIATKAPLAAFAGGASRAIQLLLVLIGTLVSLVALWFAKAPGLRLVFALITWAGVLGLGAQPEVWRLSDNPLDGAFWQSHYWAGVGVTGLMLFSLGARPEILRDIRLRRLHVSASLLAAVLFVLQGLTGTRDLLEIPLSWQKPAVYACDFEARTCPPPVQST
- a CDS encoding NifU family protein, whose product is MSTETLPLSSENVEKVLDELRPFLMADGGNVEVVEIDGPVVKVRLQGACGSCPSSTMTLKMGIERKMREMIPEVSEVVQVL
- a CDS encoding malate:quinone oxidoreductase — encoded protein: MERYDAVLVGAGIMSATLASLLQALDPELRLLLVERLEAPALESSAAVNNAGTGHAANCELNYTPQQPDGTVATAKALAINASFETSLEFWASLAEQGQLQPETFLHRVPHCSLVWGDADVAFLRQRHCQLSALPAFAAMEWSTDRAEIAAWMPLVMAGRRQDQPIAATRIARGMDVDFGALTRALLAPLQASGALELLLGTTVTDLQRCSAAPGEGAADWCLTLRGPSGSRQVQAPFVFLGAGGGALPLLQRSGIPEADAYAGFPVSGQWLVCNDPALVERHHAKVYGKAKVGAPPMSVPHLDSRWIDGQRSLLFGPYAGFSSKFLKTGSLLDLPRSVRRRNLVPMLQVGVNNLPLVRYLINQLRQSDAERMEALRAFLPQARDQDWTLSVAGQRVQIIKRTPEGGRLQLGTEVVAAADGSLAALLGASPGASTAVTIMLEVLQRCFPQRLASPAWSERLQQLLPSVGQDLNADPALLARTRERSDALLSRAPATR
- a CDS encoding multidrug efflux SMR transporter; translated protein: MTSPWILLLFAIAAEVVGTSCLKLSEGFSRPLPTLLVLTAYATSMALMSRVVQSIPLGLTYALWSGIGIVAIVLVGVLAYRQVPSSGQLIGMGLIAAGVVIVNLTGSLEHG
- the lepA gene encoding translation elongation factor 4; the protein is MTDAPVSRIRNFCIIAHIDHGKSTLADRLLQDTGTVASRDMQDQFLDNMELERERGITIKLQAARMNYKAADGEEYVLNLIDTPGHVDFSYEVSRSLQACEGALLVVDASQGVEAQTLANVYLALENDLEIIPVLNKIDLPGAEPERIKEEIEAIIGLDCSGAIPCSAKTGLGVPEILQAVVDRVPPPADAVEEPTKALIFDSYYDPYRGVIVYFRVMSGRISCKDKVLLMASQKTYELDEIGVMAPDQRKVEELHAGEVGYLAASIKAVADARVGDTITLVNAPADEPLPGYTEAKPMVFCGLFPTEADQYPDLREALDKLQLSDAALRYEPETSSAMGFGFRCGFLGLLHMEIVQERLEREYNLDLIVTAPSVIYKVNLIDGSEVMIDNPATLPDPQKRESIEEPYVRMEIYAPNDYNGTLMGLCQERRGDFIDMKYITTERVTLIYEMPLAEVVTDFFDQMKSRTQGYASMEYHLIGYRRNDLVRLDVLINGEKADPLTTIVHRDKAYNVGKGLVEKLKELIPRQQFKIPLQASIGSRIIASESINAIRKDVLAKCYGGDISRKKKLLQKQAKGKKRMKAMGKVDVPQEAFMAVLKLNQSP